From a single Paenibacillus sp. FSL W8-0426 genomic region:
- a CDS encoding glycoside hydrolase family 2 TIM barrel-domain containing protein, with product MRTEYCLNGEWNFMPLYEQGTGFGLPGELVYEEQKVQVPSSWRSSYERPPGKNFGIIPEYEYAPYDVFRYPKEWAHAEAGVLHRSFRVPSAMYEPGTRIFLRMDGIMQKAAVYLDHHLVAMWEDGYLPLLVEITELVRKDTEHKLHVVCGSFDKVEIPSGQQKITGLAGSWFGSIARGIWQDVYLESRPEISLADVTIRTSVRENRLDVDAAVIHPLASSLKTSHKAILHVRENGDSASSPILQAEADMLAVNGQGDSSRLTFRLDWEDAKYWNPEQPFLYSLELVLLDGDRAIDRVEQPFGFREIWTEGSQFILNGTPMNLRGDSWHFQGAIQQTQEYVRTWYGMCKEAGVNCVRLHAAPHPTYYLDIADEMGMLIVDETAIYGSSKSMPADHPAYIANCTAHVRRLVERDRNHPSIILWSLQNEMRWVDGRDIFKQHMPSMMDLIRELDPTRPIIAEGDNRLLPKELTEVESRHYNIDGTIDAWDRKKPLVFGEHGGWWYVCPQNSSMYVGLAAYRNTDECIQGLAEKERLFVEYARRQGVSGISTFNFAHYFMRAMPEHDIVLPPSAPDTPGPKPKVIPKYALTLNNGLLPKEYPLYMKNPSFPIMEASFKPATMIPAEYNRSFFDDEPISRSFDVYNDTFHSSKTRIEFEVRQEDRLLHQELFLFNQEPADHEIVTVTWKPEPVKDVTAIHVHAVMFHDDKLVHELDLQYKLYPSHYKTTPVSIDRPVAFIGRDEDFDRINVLVPECRRIRLEQLGELSPNHLVVAGSGLEDEDGQLEMALQNYVRRGGRLLLLEQLHLSLGHLTISRQDFIRAHAGSYTHPILQGLDNDDLMFWDEKIREDGPPPIIHAAFEKPIKGNFNMILECSAGDFGDGGDLWSPLLEYRNGSGLFIANQLQLMEHFDSVPAACCLLRNMLAYAGNVEAISIRTGAWVERGGAAEHFLRSLGLSFDVLEKITSSLLATYQLVVVEPNLLLDSNSIAVLNEYVRHGGQLVILPASPGHEAALSALLKRPVSILKHETYHLEANYDRPVVQGLSPVDLFGFDKVFLSPREVVNRPLASYSLDTTDAAVLCASVEGTAWKDYFVHGHTSEYSRLALVELNRDQQHPAGSFVLQVEQEQGCIILSQLLLEPDSAKSIRLYSRLLANLGAAIDDGLLHSSKTDAHWSVEKVMALPCKPWVNYEEMKAYYTDPEFSLNNLGEGLYGWMLKKERSSSDGAFLIQDPGDERWFLSCFVHGLDPSCNPVDGILRGKLQVNTNSEYEIYLNGSHVPDPERHIELRAGINRLIAIVQGSGEDIRFGMVFRNAGGSYMRHLQYRLTLDDVEPK from the coding sequence ATGCGAACTGAATACTGCTTAAACGGTGAATGGAATTTTATGCCTTTGTATGAGCAGGGTACTGGCTTCGGCCTTCCTGGAGAGCTGGTTTACGAAGAGCAGAAGGTTCAAGTTCCCTCCAGCTGGAGAAGCTCCTACGAAAGGCCTCCGGGAAAGAACTTCGGGATCATTCCTGAATACGAATATGCGCCTTATGATGTATTTCGATATCCGAAGGAGTGGGCGCACGCCGAAGCGGGAGTTCTTCACCGGTCATTCCGGGTGCCTTCGGCCATGTATGAACCAGGGACACGGATCTTCCTCCGTATGGACGGGATCATGCAAAAGGCTGCCGTGTATCTTGACCATCATCTCGTAGCCATGTGGGAGGATGGTTACCTGCCTCTTCTTGTGGAAATTACCGAACTGGTCAGAAAGGATACGGAGCACAAACTTCATGTAGTCTGCGGCAGCTTTGACAAGGTCGAGATTCCTTCAGGTCAACAAAAAATCACGGGCCTTGCAGGCTCGTGGTTCGGTTCGATTGCCAGAGGGATATGGCAGGACGTATATCTGGAAAGTCGGCCCGAGATTTCGCTTGCGGATGTAACAATCCGAACGTCGGTACGGGAGAATCGGCTGGACGTAGATGCTGCGGTAATCCATCCCTTGGCTTCCTCCTTGAAGACATCCCACAAGGCTATTCTTCATGTGCGCGAAAACGGTGATTCGGCGTCCTCCCCCATTCTTCAGGCTGAAGCTGATATGTTAGCCGTGAACGGCCAAGGGGATTCAAGCCGGCTCACGTTCCGCCTGGATTGGGAGGACGCCAAGTACTGGAATCCGGAGCAGCCTTTCTTGTACAGCTTGGAGCTTGTACTTCTGGACGGTGACCGGGCTATCGACCGGGTGGAACAGCCATTCGGCTTCCGTGAGATCTGGACCGAGGGTTCGCAGTTTATCCTTAACGGTACGCCCATGAACTTGCGCGGTGACTCCTGGCATTTCCAGGGTGCCATTCAACAAACACAGGAGTACGTACGCACCTGGTATGGCATGTGCAAGGAGGCCGGAGTGAACTGTGTTCGTCTGCATGCCGCGCCTCATCCGACCTATTATCTGGATATCGCCGATGAGATGGGCATGCTGATTGTGGATGAAACGGCCATCTACGGTTCGAGCAAATCCATGCCTGCGGATCATCCCGCTTATATCGCGAACTGCACAGCCCATGTCCGCAGACTGGTAGAGCGGGACCGCAATCATCCATCCATTATCCTGTGGAGCTTGCAGAACGAGATGCGCTGGGTGGACGGCCGCGATATATTCAAGCAGCATATGCCTTCCATGATGGACCTCATTCGCGAGTTAGATCCTACCCGCCCGATCATCGCAGAAGGCGATAACCGTCTCCTCCCCAAAGAACTCACGGAGGTGGAGAGCAGGCACTATAACATAGACGGCACCATCGACGCGTGGGATCGGAAGAAGCCTCTCGTGTTCGGCGAGCATGGCGGCTGGTGGTATGTCTGCCCCCAGAACAGCAGCATGTACGTAGGCTTGGCTGCGTATCGAAACACGGATGAATGTATCCAAGGTCTGGCCGAGAAGGAGCGGCTGTTCGTGGAGTATGCGAGGCGGCAAGGCGTTTCGGGAATCTCCACTTTCAACTTCGCCCATTATTTCATGCGGGCCATGCCGGAACACGATATTGTGCTTCCTCCATCCGCTCCAGATACGCCGGGGCCGAAACCAAAAGTCATTCCGAAATACGCGCTAACGCTGAATAACGGTCTTCTTCCGAAGGAATATCCGCTTTATATGAAGAACCCGTCCTTCCCGATCATGGAAGCCTCTTTCAAGCCCGCTACCATGATACCGGCAGAATACAATCGTTCCTTTTTCGATGATGAGCCGATTTCCAGAAGCTTCGATGTCTATAACGATACGTTCCATTCAAGTAAGACTCGGATTGAATTCGAAGTACGCCAGGAGGACAGACTCCTTCACCAGGAGCTCTTCCTGTTCAACCAAGAACCGGCGGATCATGAGATCGTGACCGTAACCTGGAAACCTGAGCCTGTTAAGGATGTAACTGCTATACACGTTCATGCCGTAATGTTTCACGATGACAAGCTCGTTCATGAGCTGGATTTGCAGTACAAACTGTATCCCTCACATTATAAAACAACCCCTGTCTCTATAGATCGACCTGTGGCCTTCATAGGTCGGGACGAAGACTTCGATCGGATAAACGTCCTTGTCCCGGAATGCAGACGAATCCGGCTTGAACAGCTTGGCGAGCTTTCACCCAACCACCTCGTCGTTGCAGGCAGCGGGCTGGAGGATGAGGACGGTCAACTGGAGATGGCGCTCCAAAATTATGTACGAAGGGGCGGGCGTCTTCTGCTGTTGGAGCAGCTCCATCTGTCTCTGGGTCATTTGACAATTTCGCGGCAGGATTTCATCCGCGCCCACGCGGGCAGCTATACCCATCCCATCCTTCAAGGCTTGGACAATGATGATTTGATGTTTTGGGACGAAAAGATCCGTGAGGATGGCCCACCTCCTATCATCCACGCCGCTTTCGAGAAACCGATCAAGGGCAATTTCAATATGATCTTGGAGTGCAGCGCAGGGGACTTTGGAGATGGCGGGGATCTGTGGTCCCCTCTACTGGAATACCGGAACGGCAGCGGCCTCTTCATCGCTAATCAGCTGCAGCTCATGGAGCATTTCGACAGCGTCCCTGCGGCCTGCTGCTTGCTGCGCAACATGCTCGCTTATGCAGGAAACGTCGAAGCGATATCGATCCGAACAGGTGCATGGGTTGAACGGGGAGGAGCAGCAGAGCATTTCCTGCGGTCCCTTGGCCTTTCCTTCGACGTGCTCGAGAAAATCACGAGCAGCCTTCTTGCAACATATCAACTTGTTGTCGTGGAGCCAAACCTCCTGTTAGATTCGAATTCCATAGCCGTTTTGAATGAATATGTTCGGCATGGCGGTCAACTCGTCATCCTTCCCGCTTCTCCAGGTCATGAAGCCGCCCTGTCTGCTCTGTTGAAGCGCCCTGTCTCGATCCTGAAGCATGAAACGTACCACTTGGAGGCGAATTACGATAGGCCTGTGGTCCAAGGATTAAGTCCGGTTGACCTGTTCGGTTTCGACAAGGTTTTTCTCTCGCCCAGAGAAGTTGTTAATCGTCCCTTGGCCTCTTACAGTCTGGATACGACCGATGCAGCGGTACTATGCGCAAGCGTAGAAGGGACAGCATGGAAGGATTATTTTGTGCATGGGCATACGTCGGAATACAGCAGGCTGGCATTGGTGGAGCTGAACCGGGATCAACAGCATCCTGCCGGGAGTTTTGTACTGCAAGTGGAACAGGAACAAGGATGTATCATTTTATCTCAACTGCTCCTTGAACCGGATTCCGCCAAATCCATACGCTTATATAGCCGACTTTTGGCCAATCTGGGGGCCGCCATAGACGACGGTCTTCTTCACAGCTCCAAAACAGACGCGCACTGGTCCGTTGAAAAGGTCATGGCGCTGCCTTGCAAGCCGTGGGTCAATTACGAGGAAATGAAGGCCTATTATACGGATCCGGAATTCTCGCTGAACAATCTGGGTGAGGGGCTCTACGGCTGGATGCTCAAGAAAGAGCGAAGCTCTTCAGACGGTGCCTTTCTTATCCAGGATCCTGGGGATGAGCGCTGGTTCCTGAGCTGTTTCGTTCATGGTTTGGACCCTTCATGTAATCCAGTCGATGGTATCCTTCGAGGTAAGCTTCAAGTCAACACGAACTCCGAATATGAGATTTATCTAAACGGGAGTCATGTTCCCGATCCAGAGAGACATATCGAGCTGCGTGCCGGTATTAATCGTCTGATCGCCATCGTGCAAGGATCCGGGGAGGACATCCGGTTCGGTATGGTATTTAGGAACGCGGGCGGTTCATATATGAGGCACCTTCAATATCGTCTGACCTTGGATGATGTGGAGCCCAAGTAA
- a CDS encoding AraC family transcriptional regulator: MNRKSHYLDLGLEPDFIFRIEKCPLTHDFDVHQHDYSELVVILGGTATHIIEGREYPISAGQVFFIHGNVSHGYKDVDHIEYVNVMFHPDQMTQLQELKLMAGFQALFYFEPFYRKEMNFKGMLTLNDEQLRQVTGLLDVILSEHDQRPEGYRMLIRSYFTALMGVLSRYYVANNGWPQNKALRIAESITYLEEHFQEPLNLDMLAEKAYLSKRQFLREFARNFQTTPMDYVIRRRLDYSCTLLRNPNLSILQVAQESGFRDQNYYARQFKKIYLCTPTEYREKYV, translated from the coding sequence ATGAATAGAAAAAGCCATTATCTGGACCTGGGGCTTGAACCGGATTTTATTTTTCGCATCGAGAAATGCCCTCTAACTCATGATTTTGATGTCCACCAGCATGACTATTCCGAGCTCGTTGTCATTCTTGGAGGTACCGCAACTCACATTATCGAAGGAAGGGAGTATCCGATCTCTGCCGGGCAGGTGTTCTTCATCCATGGCAATGTGTCCCACGGCTATAAAGACGTGGATCATATCGAGTACGTCAACGTCATGTTTCATCCTGACCAGATGACTCAGCTGCAGGAGCTGAAGCTGATGGCTGGCTTCCAGGCATTATTTTATTTCGAGCCGTTCTACCGGAAGGAAATGAACTTCAAAGGAATGCTTACCCTGAATGATGAACAGCTGCGGCAGGTCACCGGTCTGCTTGATGTCATTCTGAGTGAGCATGATCAGCGGCCAGAAGGTTACCGAATGCTGATCCGCTCCTATTTTACGGCACTCATGGGTGTGCTCTCCCGTTATTATGTGGCGAACAACGGGTGGCCTCAGAACAAAGCGCTGCGAATCGCCGAGTCCATTACGTACTTGGAGGAACACTTTCAGGAGCCTCTCAATCTGGATATGCTCGCGGAAAAGGCTTATTTGTCTAAAAGGCAGTTTCTTCGCGAATTCGCAAGGAACTTCCAAACGACGCCCATGGACTATGTGATCCGGCGGAGGCTGGACTATTCCTGTACGCTGCTGCGTAATCCTAACCTGTCTATTTTGCAAGTGGCTCAGGAGAGCGGCTTCCGGGATCAGAATTATTACGCCCGCCAGTTCAAGAAGATTTACCTGTGTACGCCTACGGAATATCGGGAGAAATACGTCTAA
- a CDS encoding helix-turn-helix domain-containing protein, which yields MNCLELTIPPLPQLVTIGHSIWNPGQQHLSRSFNLYDMLFVMKGTLYMTEDDMPFEITAGSLLVLEPNRLHVGHRPCEEETEIYWLHLAHPEPVRTMDSGQIPWSTPFTKGSNLDVTPHRQVMYIPKFTSLHTPSILPFLQRMMELHLSLSPATSLPLQGQLAGLLTELQSAMRLQYAPRSRILCDQTINYLEEHITRPFDAKHMEETLHFHVDYLSRCLKKYTGLSPLQYLHELQMNKAKSLLENTSLPVSEIGVLIGIENANYFIRLFRKKLGMTPGQYRSTRLGRT from the coding sequence ATGAATTGTCTTGAGCTAACCATCCCCCCACTTCCGCAATTAGTAACGATCGGTCACTCCATCTGGAACCCGGGGCAGCAGCACCTGAGTCGTTCGTTTAACTTGTATGACATGCTGTTTGTGATGAAAGGTACCTTGTACATGACCGAAGATGATATGCCATTCGAAATCACAGCAGGTTCCTTGCTTGTGCTTGAGCCGAACCGTCTGCATGTCGGGCATCGCCCTTGCGAGGAAGAAACTGAAATATATTGGCTCCACTTGGCCCACCCTGAGCCTGTCCGAACGATGGACAGCGGACAAATTCCATGGTCGACTCCCTTCACGAAAGGCTCCAACCTGGATGTCACTCCGCACCGGCAGGTCATGTACATTCCCAAATTCACAAGCCTCCACACACCAAGCATTCTTCCCTTCCTGCAACGAATGATGGAGCTTCACTTAAGCTTGTCGCCCGCAACGTCCTTGCCGCTGCAGGGTCAGCTCGCTGGCTTGTTGACCGAACTGCAGTCAGCTATGCGCCTGCAGTATGCTCCACGTTCGAGAATACTGTGCGATCAAACGATAAACTATCTCGAAGAGCATATTACCCGTCCCTTTGATGCGAAGCATATGGAAGAAACGCTCCATTTCCATGTGGACTATCTCTCCCGCTGCCTGAAGAAATACACAGGACTGAGTCCGCTTCAATACCTGCACGAGCTGCAGATGAATAAAGCTAAATCTCTCTTGGAAAATACGAGCCTTCCCGTATCCGAGATCGGTGTGCTGATCGGGATCGAGAATGCCAATTATTTTATTCGCTTATTCCGAAAAAAGCTGGGAATGACACCCGGTCAATATCGAAGCACCCGCTTGGGCCGCACATGA
- a CDS encoding beta-galactosidase trimerization domain-containing protein, with translation MRFRQVHLDFHTSEAIVPIGDRFDKRQFQDMLKLGHVDSITVFSKCHHGWAYHPSEANEIHPGLSFDLLAAQIEAAHEINVKTPVYLSAGLDEKLARRHPEWLIRDMNDRTNWAEGFMQPGYHQFCMNSPYLDILIEQIREVLLRYDADGLFLDIVGIRKCYCHNCVDTIRRKGNDPRNEEAMKRLWESTYANYTARVKETVESIKPGLPIFHNGGHIKRGRRDLAAMNTHLELESLPTGGWGYDHFPLSARYVQTLGFEFLGMTGKFHTAWGEFGGYKHPNALRYETALSLANGAKCSIGDQLQPDGRMDPATYELIGTAYREVERKEAWCVNAVNVADVALLSLEATGVHPKAQEDASRNDSDAGAVRMLLEGNILFDVIDTEQDFANYQVLILPDYVAVNDELKDKLDLFLQQGGKVLATGWSGLNQDGTSFAIDFGVRYVGVNPYRPDFFHPLFKPASLGEASFVMYTEGQKLELAGGTELGSRKDPYFNRDVFTFCSHQHTPSSDVYGGPGMVESGSGIYLAWNVFEDYANQGSLILKETILYALNRLMPNKTLNTDLPAQGVTTLQNQKQEKRLVHHLLYASPVRRGKQIEVIEDIIPLYDVEVSIRTPHQVKDVYLAPQVQSIPFKWEKGSVSYTVPKLECHQMVVIDYE, from the coding sequence ATGCGATTCCGTCAAGTCCATCTGGATTTTCACACCTCGGAAGCCATTGTCCCCATTGGGGACCGCTTTGACAAAAGGCAGTTTCAGGACATGTTGAAGCTTGGGCATGTCGACTCGATTACGGTGTTCTCCAAGTGCCATCATGGCTGGGCGTATCATCCTTCGGAGGCTAATGAGATTCATCCGGGGTTAAGCTTCGATTTGCTTGCGGCACAGATTGAGGCAGCCCATGAAATCAACGTAAAAACACCAGTGTACCTTTCGGCCGGTTTGGATGAAAAGCTAGCCCGGCGTCACCCCGAGTGGCTGATCCGCGACATGAATGATCGAACGAATTGGGCCGAAGGCTTCATGCAGCCAGGCTATCATCAATTTTGCATGAACTCTCCTTATCTCGATATCCTGATCGAACAGATTAGGGAAGTGTTGCTCCGATATGATGCAGACGGATTGTTTCTCGATATTGTGGGTATACGCAAATGTTACTGTCATAACTGTGTGGATACCATACGGCGTAAAGGGAATGACCCTCGCAACGAGGAAGCGATGAAGAGGCTATGGGAGAGCACATATGCCAATTACACAGCCAGGGTGAAGGAAACGGTGGAATCGATCAAACCAGGTCTGCCCATTTTTCATAACGGCGGACACATCAAACGAGGTCGTCGCGACTTGGCTGCAATGAATACCCATTTGGAACTGGAGTCGCTGCCTACCGGCGGATGGGGGTATGACCATTTCCCTCTTTCGGCCAGGTACGTACAGACTCTCGGATTCGAATTTCTTGGCATGACCGGGAAATTTCATACGGCGTGGGGAGAATTCGGCGGATATAAACATCCAAACGCACTTCGCTATGAAACCGCTCTCAGTCTTGCGAATGGTGCAAAGTGTTCGATTGGGGATCAGCTTCAGCCTGATGGCCGCATGGATCCGGCAACCTATGAATTGATCGGTACGGCCTACCGTGAAGTCGAAAGAAAGGAAGCTTGGTGCGTGAATGCCGTGAACGTTGCGGATGTAGCGTTGTTGTCCTTGGAAGCAACGGGCGTGCACCCTAAAGCCCAAGAAGATGCAAGTCGGAACGATTCGGATGCAGGGGCTGTACGCATGCTGCTGGAGGGCAATATCCTATTTGATGTGATTGATACGGAACAAGATTTTGCGAATTATCAGGTGCTGATTTTACCGGATTATGTGGCGGTGAATGACGAGCTGAAGGATAAGCTGGATTTGTTTTTACAGCAGGGAGGTAAGGTCCTCGCCACAGGCTGGTCAGGTCTGAACCAAGATGGTACGTCCTTCGCCATTGATTTCGGAGTGAGATATGTGGGAGTGAATCCATACCGTCCGGACTTTTTTCATCCGTTGTTCAAGCCTGCGAGCCTGGGGGAAGCTTCCTTTGTCATGTATACGGAAGGCCAGAAGCTCGAACTTGCCGGCGGAACGGAGCTTGGAAGCAGGAAAGATCCGTATTTCAACCGCGATGTCTTTACCTTCTGTTCGCACCAGCACACGCCAAGCAGCGATGTTTATGGCGGACCGGGCATGGTAGAGAGCGGCAGCGGCATCTATCTGGCCTGGAACGTGTTCGAGGATTATGCGAACCAAGGAAGTCTGATCCTGAAGGAGACGATCCTGTATGCGCTGAACCGCCTCATGCCTAATAAAACGCTGAACACCGATCTACCTGCCCAGGGGGTGACCACCCTGCAGAATCAAAAGCAAGAGAAAAGGCTGGTTCATCATCTGCTGTATGCGTCCCCTGTTCGCCGTGGCAAACAGATCGAAGTGATTGAGGATATCATCCCCCTATATGATGTTGAGGTGTCCATCCGGACTCCCCATCAAGTGAAGGATGTGTATTTGGCACCGCAAGTGCAGTCCATTCCCTTTAAGTGGGAGAAGGGTTCGGTTAGCTACACCGTTCCGAAGCTGGAATGCCATCAGATGGTGGTTATCGATTACGAGTGA
- a CDS encoding serine hydrolase domain-containing protein, producing MDFKPLSIFIDRLTDWRIPWAEVLVLHRNQEVFRYRSGYADLEQRIPIHDRHIIRLYSLTKILTCTAALQLVEKGALLLNDPLSDYLPEYTEMAVKVTLPSGEMVLEKAQRAIRVRDLFTMSAGLSYDIRSPSILEVVRRTSGRAPTREVAAAIAEEPLLFEPGSRWSYSLSHDVLAAVVEVVDGRRFGAYVRDEITGPLGMCDTGFDVSEEKRSRLAPQYEYNESLGKPIPMEGNDYRIGMEYESGGAGLFSTVDDYAVFLNALTHQGTSPKGVRILAADTVNLMRTDHLTEATRSHFSWSQLAGYGYGLGVRTHCSKQTSGSLSPLGEFGWSGAAGALAIMDPSSQLTVMYAQHMLNNQEPYVHPRLRNLVYACLNHR from the coding sequence ATGGACTTCAAACCGCTATCCATATTTATCGACCGCTTGACGGATTGGCGTATTCCATGGGCGGAGGTTTTGGTTTTGCACCGCAATCAAGAGGTCTTCCGCTACCGCAGCGGTTATGCTGACTTGGAACAACGTATTCCCATCCACGACAGGCACATCATTCGGCTGTATTCACTGACCAAAATTCTGACCTGTACGGCAGCCCTTCAGCTGGTAGAAAAGGGAGCACTCCTGTTAAATGACCCGTTGTCGGATTATCTTCCCGAATATACCGAGATGGCGGTGAAGGTGACCTTGCCGAGTGGTGAAATGGTATTGGAGAAAGCCCAGAGAGCGATCCGGGTACGGGATCTCTTTACCATGTCGGCCGGGCTCTCTTATGATATCCGTTCCCCTTCAATCCTGGAAGTCGTAAGACGCACAAGCGGAAGAGCACCAACCCGCGAAGTAGCGGCGGCCATCGCCGAAGAACCGCTGTTGTTCGAACCGGGGTCGAGGTGGAGCTACAGTTTAAGCCATGATGTTCTTGCCGCTGTGGTCGAAGTTGTCGATGGAAGACGGTTCGGCGCCTATGTTCGGGATGAAATTACCGGCCCACTCGGGATGTGTGATACCGGCTTCGATGTATCGGAAGAGAAACGGAGCCGTTTGGCTCCACAGTATGAATATAACGAGTCTTTGGGTAAACCTATTCCCATGGAAGGGAACGATTATCGGATCGGTATGGAATATGAGAGCGGCGGTGCCGGGTTGTTCTCCACGGTGGATGACTACGCCGTCTTTCTGAATGCACTTACCCATCAAGGAACAAGCCCCAAAGGCGTTCGAATCCTCGCAGCCGACACGGTGAATCTCATGAGAACAGATCATCTGACGGAGGCCACCCGCAGTCATTTCTCGTGGTCACAGCTTGCCGGGTATGGTTACGGGCTCGGTGTTCGCACCCATTGTTCCAAGCAGACCAGCGGGTCGCTCAGTCCACTTGGTGAATTCGGCTGGAGCGGCGCAGCCGGTGCTCTGGCGATCATGGACCCGTCTTCTCAGCTGACCGTCATGTATGCGCAGCATATGTTGAACAATCAAGAGCCCTATGTGCATCCACGTTTGAGAAATCTCGTATACGCTTGCTTGAACCATCGTTAG
- a CDS encoding polysaccharide deacetylase family protein, which produces MRIRYDRFPGGVHKAITLSFDDGQIHDRRLVEKFNEYGLKGTFHLNSGTLGKEGFLTRDEIRPLFTGHEVSAHTVSHPFLEQSPVEQMVQEITEDRKGLEALVGYPVRGMSYPFGTYNDQLVSLLPSLGIEYARTAANEFGFNMPSDFLRWHPTCHYRQMVEYAQQLLALKQRHTKMALLYVWGHSYEFENDNNWELIDRFGELVAGNENIWFATNAEIVSYMHALRQLRFSADYRIVHNPSAQSVWVSVETDVVELAAGELTELG; this is translated from the coding sequence ATGAGAATTCGATATGATCGCTTTCCGGGTGGCGTGCATAAGGCCATCACTCTGAGTTTTGATGATGGTCAGATTCATGACAGGAGACTGGTCGAGAAGTTTAATGAATATGGTCTCAAAGGCACGTTTCACCTAAACAGCGGTACGCTCGGAAAAGAGGGATTTCTTACACGGGACGAGATACGTCCCCTGTTCACAGGGCATGAAGTATCTGCACATACCGTCAGCCATCCTTTTCTCGAACAGTCGCCGGTCGAACAAATGGTTCAGGAAATCACGGAGGATCGAAAGGGACTGGAGGCTCTGGTTGGTTATCCTGTGCGTGGGATGAGCTATCCTTTTGGTACATATAACGACCAGCTTGTCTCGCTGCTGCCTTCGCTAGGGATAGAGTATGCCCGGACAGCAGCAAACGAGTTCGGGTTCAATATGCCTTCAGATTTCCTGAGATGGCATCCGACCTGCCATTATCGGCAAATGGTGGAGTACGCGCAGCAGTTACTTGCTTTAAAGCAGAGGCATACCAAGATGGCTTTGCTGTATGTGTGGGGGCACAGCTATGAATTTGAGAACGACAACAACTGGGAGCTGATCGATCGGTTTGGAGAACTCGTTGCCGGAAACGAAAATATTTGGTTTGCTACGAATGCTGAAATCGTTTCGTATATGCATGCATTGCGGCAGCTCCGATTCTCGGCAGATTACCGGATCGTCCATAATCCATCTGCACAAAGTGTATGGGTAAGCGTGGAAACTGACGTCGTAGAGCTTGCGGCAGGCGAATTGACCGAGCTCGGTTGA
- a CDS encoding glycoside hydrolase family 88 protein — MSTEGMQTTDSEEKKLYIQAIEDTLSKTLNNMDKFGNRFPHVSLNGTYILNDNDDWTDGFWPGILWLCYEYSHDERYRKAAEGAVARFRQRLEQHVSLDHHDIGFLYSLSAKAQWIVTGDERARELALAAADVLMKRWRTTSDGSGYIQAWGAPDNEQEAGRIIIDCLLNLPLLYWASEQTGDSTYAEIAQIQAEKTRRYIVRGDDSSYHTFFFDAKSGVPIGGATHQGYSNGSTWTRGQAWGVYGFALSYRYTGNKAFLETSKRMARYFLEHLPEDSVAYWDFNAPVAADTYRDSSASAIVAAGLAELISHLAVGDPDRLYFEQMLATSMESLINNYATIGDDEAEGFLKHGSYHIHGGLSPDDHMIWGDYFYLESLMRLAHGIPGYWYERKGNNTGITNMM; from the coding sequence ATGTCTACCGAGGGAATGCAAACAACGGACTCGGAAGAGAAAAAACTTTATATACAAGCCATTGAGGACACTCTATCGAAAACGCTAAACAATATGGATAAGTTTGGGAACCGTTTTCCCCATGTTAGTCTGAATGGAACTTATATTTTGAATGATAACGATGACTGGACAGATGGCTTCTGGCCGGGGATATTGTGGTTGTGCTATGAATATTCACACGATGAACGCTACCGGAAGGCAGCAGAAGGGGCAGTGGCTCGTTTTCGTCAGCGACTTGAGCAGCATGTTTCCCTGGATCACCATGATATCGGATTTTTATACAGCTTATCGGCCAAAGCCCAGTGGATTGTAACTGGCGATGAGCGTGCTCGGGAGCTGGCTCTTGCTGCAGCTGATGTATTAATGAAACGATGGCGGACTACGAGTGACGGCAGCGGTTATATTCAAGCTTGGGGGGCCCCAGATAACGAGCAAGAAGCGGGGAGGATTATTATTGATTGCCTGCTTAATCTGCCGTTATTGTATTGGGCAAGTGAACAGACGGGTGATTCAACGTACGCTGAAATAGCACAGATCCAGGCAGAGAAAACACGGCGTTATATCGTTAGAGGGGATGATAGTTCGTATCATACGTTTTTCTTCGATGCGAAGTCGGGTGTTCCCATCGGCGGTGCGACACATCAAGGCTACAGCAACGGTTCGACGTGGACGCGGGGCCAAGCCTGGGGAGTATATGGGTTCGCGCTATCCTATCGTTATACTGGAAATAAGGCGTTTCTGGAGACTTCCAAGCGTATGGCCCGTTACTTCCTTGAACATTTACCCGAGGACAGCGTTGCTTATTGGGACTTCAACGCTCCTGTAGCTGCGGATACTTACCGGGACAGTTCAGCCTCAGCGATCGTTGCTGCGGGACTGGCGGAGCTCATCTCCCATTTGGCTGTTGGTGATCCAGATCGTCTATATTTCGAGCAGATGCTGGCAACAAGCATGGAATCGCTGATCAACAACTATGCCACGATCGGTGACGATGAAGCGGAAGGCTTTCTTAAACATGGGTCTTATCATATTCATGGCGGCTTATCCCCTGATGATCATATGATCTGGGGCGATTATTTCTATCTGGAATCGTTAATGCGTCTTGCGCATGGTATTCCTGGTTATTGGTATGAGCGTAAGGGGAATAACACTGGAATAACGAACATGATGTAA